Part of the Paenibacillus sp. FSL R7-0273 genome is shown below.
TCTCAAAATCGGAGCATATACCTTCAAGGAAACGGCAGCTCCGGTTGGATATGTCCTGAATAGTACGGTACGCAGCGTTAGCCTTACTTTGGCCACACGTAACGTGCAGCAGGAGATCACCAACAAAGAAATCCTGGGTTCACTGAAGCTGACAAAGGTGGATCAGGATAATACCGCGAAGAAGCTGGCAGGAGCAGAGTTCAAGTTGTACGATGCCAGCGACAAGCTGGTAGCTACAGACATCAGTGACGCGAACGGTATTGTTGAGTTCAAGAATCTGAAGCTTGGAGCCTACACTTTCAAGGAGACGGTAGCGCCAACCGACTATGTGCTGAATAGCACGGAGCGTGATGCTAGTCTTACAATTGCCGTTCCGGATGTGCAGCAGCAGATCACCAACAAAGAGATCCTGGGTTCACTGAAACTGACTAAGGTTGATCAGGATAATGCCGCGAAGAAGCTGGCAGGAGCAGAGTTCAAGTTGTATGATGCGAGCAAGGCTTTGGTAGCAACCAACTCTACAGACGCTACTGGAGTTGTTGAATTCAAGGATCTGAAGATCGGCTCTTACACTTATAAGGAAACGGTCGCACCAGTAGGCTACGTGCTGAATAGTACTGAACGCACTGTTAACATTACTGCGACTGTATCAGATGTAACACAGCAGATTACTAACAAAGAAATTCTCGGCTCACTCAAGCTGACAAAAGTTGATGAGGACCTTGCAACGAAGAAGCTGACGGGAGCAGAGTTCGAATTGTATGATGCCAGCAACAAGCTGGTTGCAACAGAGACTAGTGATGCTAACGGCGTTGTAGAATTCAAGGAACTAAAAGTCGGTTCATATACCTTTAAAGAAACGGCAGCTCCGGCTGGATATGTCCTGAATAGTACGGTACACAGTGTTAGCCTTACTTTGGCCACACCAAACGTGCAGCAGGAGATCACCAACAAAGAAATCCTGGGCTCCCTGAAGCTGATTAAGGTCGATCAGGATGATGCAAGCAAGAAGCTTGCAGGAGCAGAGTTCAAGCTCTATGATGCGAGCAAGGCTTTGGTAGCAACCAAATCTACAGATGCTTCAGGAGTGGTTGAATTTAAGGATCTGAAGATCGGCTCTTACACTTATAAGGAAACGGTCGCACCAGTAGGCTACGTGCTGAATAGTACTGAACGTACTGTTAACATTACTGCGACTGTATCAGATGTAACACAGCAGATCACTAACAAAGAAATCCTGGGTTCACTGAAACTGACGAAGGTTGATGAGGACCTTGTAACGAAGAAGCTTGCAGGAGCAGAGTTCAAGTTGTACGATGCCAGCGACAAGCTGGTAGCTACAGACATCAGCGATGCGAACGGCGTCGTTGAATTCAAGAATCTCAAAATCGGAGCATATACCTTCAAGGAAACGGCAGCTCCGGTTGGATATGTCCTGAATAGTACGGTACGCAGCGTTAGCCTTACTTTGGCCACACGTAACGTGCAGCAGGAGATCACCAACAAAGAAATCCTGGGTTCATTGAAGCTGACCAAGTTGGATCAGGATAATGCCGCGAAGAAGCTTGCAGGAGCAGAGTTCAAGCTTTACGATGCCAGCGATAAGCTGGTAGCAACAGGCATCAGTGATGCGAACGGTATTGTTGAGTTCAAGAATCTCAAAATCGGAGCATATACCTTCAAGGAAACGGCAGCTCCGGTTGGATATGTCCTGAATAGTACGGTACGCAGCGTTAGCCTTACTTTGGCCACACGTAACGTGCAGCAGGAGATCACCAACAAAGAGATCCTGGGTTCATTGAAGCTGACAAAGGTGGATCAGGATAATACCGCGAAGAAGCTTGCAGGAGCAGAGTTCAAGCTATACGATGCCAGCGACAAGCTGGTAGCTACAGACATCAGTGATGCGAACGGTATTGTTGAGTTCAAGAATCTGAAGCTTGGAGCCTACACTTTCAAGGAGACGGTAGCGCCAACCGGCTATGTGCTGAATAGCACGGAGCGTGATGCTAGTCTTACAATTGCCGTTCCGGATGTGCAGCAGCAGATCACCAACAAAGAGATCCTGGGTTCACTGAAACTGACTAAGGTTGATCAGGATAATGCCGCGAAGAAGCTGGCAGGAGCAGAGTTCAAGCTATACGATGCCAGCGACAAGCTGGTAGCAACAGACATCAGTGACGCAAATGGTATCGTTGAGTTCAAGAATCTGAAGCTCGGAGCCTACACTTTCAAGGAGACGGTAGCGCCAACCGGCTATGTGCTGAACAGCACGGAGCGTAAGGCTAATCTTACAATTGCCGTTCCGGATGTGCAGCAGCAGATCACTAACAAAGAAATCCTGGGATCACTGAAGCTGACCAAGGTAGATCAGGATAATACCGCTAAGAAGCTTGCAGGAGCGGAGTTCAAGCTCTACAGTTCCAGTGAGGTTGCAGTGGCGACGGGTGTTACTGATGCCAATGGCGAAATTGTATTTAATGCTTTGAAGCTTGGGGCTTATACGTTAAAAGAGACCAAAGCTCCAGCTGGTTATCAGTTAGACGCCGCTGTACACAATGTAAATATTCAATCGGGCGCCCAGATCGCTCTGGACCCGATCAAGAACAAGGCGATTCCGGTAATACCGGTACCGACAGCTACACCGGCGGTTGTACCAACACCGGCACCGACAGCTGCACCAACGCCGTCGCCGACAACGTCCCCGGTAACGGCGAATTCAGGCGGACCGGCACCGACACCAGCTGCTTCTACCGTACCGGGATCCGTTGTAACGCCGGGACCTTCAGCAACAGTGACACCGGGTGTTACTGCAACACCTGGTCTGACGCCAGGCCCGGCCGTAACTCCAGGACCGTCGCCTGCGGTAAGCACTGCGCCAACACCGCAAGCGACAACTGCAACAACAATTGAGGATATTCCGATTGACGGCGAGATTCCTCTGGGAGGCATACCGAGCATCAGTGAGGAGCCGGCACATGGTACGGTAGTTCTCTCACCGGACGGTAAATGGACTTATACTCCTGATCCGGGATATACCGGTAAGGATAAGTTCACCATTACTGTAACGGATGAAGACGGTAACGAGCAGGAGGTTATTATAGAGGTGGGCGTTGATGAAATACCTCTTGGCACGGTGCCTGATACTGATAATGGCACAGATCATACAGATTCGGATAACGAAAATAACGGTCTGCCGGGCAATCTCCCTAAGACAGGAGAAGAAAGCCCGCTCCCGCTGTACCTGGCAGGCGGAGCCCTGGTAGTTATCGGTATTGCCCTGGCATTAAGATTCAGAACACGCAACAAACCGGTGTAATCGGATATCATTCAAATAAACCCACCCGAAGCACTGCTGCGGGTGGGTTTGCTTTAGGGCTAACCCTGGAAAACTAAGGACCTTTGCCGTGATTTTACTGTAAAATAGGCTTAAGAAAGATTTTTCAAAAAAAAAACGAACGGTCTGCAGGGGAAGCGGAATGTCCGGCGTCTAACGTTATGAAGAAGGAGGGGAGAACGACTTGGAAGAGGCAGAATGGATTTCAGCCGTGCTGAAAGGGCAGAGCCAGGCTTTTGGGCATCTGGTCACGCGTTATCAGGGCATGGTATACCGAGTGTGCATCAAAATAACCGGAGAAGCCGAATCGGCCAAGGATATGGCCCAGGAAGTCTTCATTAAAGCCTACAAGGCGCTCCCCTCCTTCAGAGGACAGTCCTCTTTCTCCACCTGGCTGTACCGGATTGCTTACAGGACCTGTCTCGACTGGAAACGGGCCAATGACAGGGAATGGAAACACCGCAGTACAGCAGATTATACGGAGAATGACTGGGTCACCTCACAGACGCCTGAACAGGCGGTGCTCAGCAAGGAAGCCTCGGAGGAGCTGGATCAGAATTTGAACAGTCTCACAGAACCGTACCGGTCGGTCGTGCAGCTGTATTATTTTCAGCATCACTCCTATCAGGAAATTGCCGAGCAGAAGGGTGTTTCGGTCAAAACAGTGGAATCACAGCTCTACAGAGCCAGGCAGATGATGAGAAAAAGCGGGGAGGAATGGCGATGAATTGTGCAACAGTCAAAGAATGGATGCCGCATTATATCGAAGGTACATTGTCTCCGGAGATGGAGCTGAATATCCGTCTGCACATTGAAGCTTGTCCCGGCTGCTCATCTTGGCTGGAGGAGGCAAGAGGGCTTGCTGCACTGTGGAATGAGATGGAGGCCGGATTAGAAGCGCCGGAGTCATGGGATTTTCCCGATATAACAAATGACGTGATGGAGCATATTGAACAGCTGGAAGCAGGCCGCCGTGAGCGCACCGTTAAAGCGACTGCGGCCAGACGCCGGAATGCGCCGGGGACCTCCTGGATGCACTATGGGGTTGCGGTAGGTCTTACCTTCCTGCTGCTGCAGCTTGGAGTTTTTGAGAACCTGGCCTATGGCATTACCGAGATTAACGGGCAGATGTCGACGTCAGTTACGGCCTGGTTTAACGCTCAAGGGAGCCAGAAATAGATATGAAGAAGCAATGCTCACCAAACCTTTAGGAGGATATAGCATGATTAAGAAAAAACGCTGGCTTACTTTTTTTCTGGCGCTCGTGCCAGGTCTGGGACATTTATATTTGGGATTTAAAAAGCTTGGCCTGCAATATATGCTGGGAGCCTCGGCATGCATTATTTTCATCCCATCAATGCCGACGGTATTCCCGTTCGCGCTGGCCGCTCTCTGGTTCTACCAGTTATTTGACGCTCTGCAAAAAGCGGCCTGGATGAAGCTGACGATCGCCGAGCATGAACGGATGATGTTCCATCCTGACAGCTTCGGGGCTCCGTGGACCATGGGTATGCCTCCGGTGTCGGAATATCCGCAGGACGACGTGAATCCGGTATGGCTGGGGATCGGCTGTGTCGCTGCAGGCTTCGTGCTGCTGGTGGCTACCGCTTTTCCATGGCTCTGGCGCATTCTCACCGATATGAATATCGGCTCGATCCTGCTGTCGCTGGCCCTGATCGGCTACGGCTTCAGAATGCTCAAAAAAAATTCCAAAGCATAAGAAATGGGGATTTCATCCATGGGGAGATGGAAAATCGGCAGCTTTTCGGCTGCACTAGGCTGTATAGCAGTAGGGGTACTCATTGTTCTGGCCCAATACAATGTAATTTCATATGATGCGCTCGGTTATCTGTGGCCGGCATTGCTCATTCTGTTTGGGCTGGAAATGCTGATCCGGCTGTTTATCCGCTCGGATGTCAAAACCCGTGTAAGCGGCTGGGGCATCCTGCTGGTTATTGTCCTCGTGCTTGCTAGCGGCGGGCAGACCGTGCTTGCCGGAGGTACGCTCGGAGGTATCTTCGGACGGACACAGCTGGTTCCGCTTAACGGGGCAATAGAGGTGCAGTCCAAGATTGAGCGCGTGAAGATCGAGCTGCCGAGCGGAAAAGTAATGATTCAGGGAACAGACGGCAATACCCTTGATTATGAAGGCAAGCTCGAGCTGCCGGGCAAGAACGAAAGTGAAGCGGCAAATGCGATGGAGAAGAAATGGAAGGTAACTGAAGAGGGCGATACGCTTGTTTTGAAGCTCGATCTGGAGACGAACTGGCTGTCGAACATTCACTTCGGTGTCTATACCAAAGAGCCGTATCTGAATATCAGCCTTCCGCAGAACCTGGCAGTCGAAGTGGAGACCAGTGACGGTGCGATAGAAGCCGGTAACCTGGCGGGCGGGCTTGAGGTGGACACCAGCAACGGGACACTGGATATTCATGATATCACCGGCGGCGTAGATGCCCGCACCAGCAACGGAACGATAGCCGTTCAGAATGTTCAGGGCGAAACCGAGCTCTCCAGCTCAAATGGTGCAATTACATTAACCAACATCGACGGCACTGTCTCGGCTGATAGCAGTAACGGCAGAATCACAGTTAACTCTGCAGTTACAGGCGACTGGGACCTGGATTCCAGCAACGGCAAAATAACAGTCAGTCTTCCGGCAGCAACGAACGCTGAGATTAAGGCGGAGACGAGCAACGGCGGATTGAAGGGCAATATTGCCTGGGACCGTGATGATGATAACCAGGGAAGAGCAGTGCTGGGTGAAGGAACCCATGAGGTGTCCTTGTCTACCAGCAACGGCACCATTACTGTGGACACCGCTGAGTAAAAATAAAGAAGCAGCCGCCCGGACATTATCCGGGTGAGGCTGCTTCTTTTGTCTAAACAGGGGGTTGTCCGGTTTATTACCAGGCATACGCCTTCGGCGCTGCCCCGCCGGGACCCGGGAATATTTCGTCAAGCCGCTTCAGCACGCTCTCCTCAAGTACAACCTCAAGGCAGCGCAGAGCGCTTTCGAACTGCTCCAGCGTGCGCGGACCTATAATCGGCGCGGTGACGGCCGGGTTGGCCAGCAGCCAGGCAAGCGCGATATTGTCCTGCGGCTCGCCCAGCTCGCGGCTAAGCTCTGCAAAGGCTTCGAGCTGGCTCTTATGCTGCTCGATGCGTTCCGTATTGCCGCCGCTGCGGCTGCCCTCAATCTTCATAAGCGCATTGCGGCCCAGCAGCCCGCCGTCCAGCGGACTCCAGGGAATCACGCCAAGGCCGAGATTCTGCGCAGCCGGCAGCACCTCAAGCTCAGGCAGGCGGCAGGTTAAGCTATATTTATGCTGCTCGGAGACAAGGCCGAGGAAACCGCGGGCCTTCGCTTCTGACTGGGCAACGGCTATATCCCATCCGGCAAAATTGCTGGAGCCGACGTAGCCGACTTTACCCTGGCTCACGGCAAGCTCAAAGGCGCCCCACAGCTCGTCCCAGGACACGCTGCGGTCTACGTGGTGCATCTGATAAAGCTCGATGTGATCGGTCTGCAGGCGCTGAAGGGAGCCTTCCAGATGACGGCGGATAATATAGGAGGAGAGACCGCTTTCATCATTAGGGCCGTCCAGCTTGTCACTCATGGCGCCGTAAACCTTGGTCGCCAGCACAACCTTCTCCCGCCGTCCGCCGCCCTGCTTGAACCAGCGGCCGATAATCGTCTCTGTAAGTCCGGCATTTTCACCCCAGCCGTAAATATTGGCGGTATCAAAAAAGTTCACACCTGCATCCAGTGCAGCGTCCATAATACGGAAGGCTTCCTTCTCATCCGTAATCGGTCCGAAATTCATCGTACCCAGGCAGAGGCGGCTTACCTTCAGCCCGGATTTACCCAGCTTCGTATACTGCATTTCACACTCACTCCTTCTATGAAATAGATCAGCGATACAAGGAAAACAACAGCATATTAATTGTATACAACCCGGGAATGAAGAGCAAATGGCGAGCCTGTGTGAATCCTATAGGTAATGCCTATCACTTTCATAGAATCTGTATCTTTGTCCTTTGCCGCCTGTTATGTTACAACAATATACAGAAGAACTATGTCTGTGCACAGCAGACCATCTAAGGAGTGACGGGAATGAGCGAGGTTAAAAAAATTGCCGTAATTGCCGGGGACGGAATCGGACCCGAAGTTGTGGCTGAAGCAGAAAAAGTATTGAAAAAAGCGGAAGAAGTATTTGGCTACGCCTTCGAAACCGAGCATGCGCTGTTTGGCGGCATCGCTATTGATGAGCGGGGAACACCGCTTCCGGAGGATACACTGGAAATCTGCCGCAGTGCAGATGCTGTACTGCTGGGGGCTGTCGGCGGACCAAAGTGGGACAACAACCCGAAGGAGCTTCGTCCGGAAACAGGACTGCTCGGAATCCGCAAAGCGCTGGGCCTGTTCTCCAACCTGCGTCCGGCAAATGTATTTGATTGCCTGAAGGATGCATCCACGCTGAAGCCGGAAGTGCTTGAAGGTACAGACCTGATGGTTGTGCGTGAGCTGACCGGAGGGATTTATTTCGGAGACAAGCTGCGCCGCCAGGGCGAACATGGTGAAGAGGCAGTTGATACCTGTGTGTATAATGTAACGGAAGTGGAGCGCATCGTACGCCAGGCCTTTGAAATTGCCGGCAAGCGCCGCAACAAGCTGGCCAGCGTCGACAAAGCCAATGTACTGGAAACTTCCCGCCTGTGGCGTGAGGTTGTTAACCGGATCGCTCCTGAATATCCGCAGGTAGAGCTAGAGCATGTGCTGGTCGATAACTGTGCAATGCAGCTGCTGCGCCGTCCGTCCAGCTTCGACGTCATTGTGACCGAGAACATGTTTGGAGATATTCTGAGTGACGAAGCTGCGATGCTGACCGGTTCGATCGGAATGCTTGCTTCTGCTTCACTGGGCGAGGGAAGCTACGGCCTGTATGAGCCGGTTCACGGCTCCGCGCCTGACATTGCCGGCCAGGGCCTGGCTAATCCGATTGCGACCATCCTGTCGCTGGCGCTGATGTTCCGCATGACCTTCGGCTATGAGGATGCCGCAGCCGCTATTGAAGCAGCTGTAGCAGAAGTACTTGATGCCGGACACCGTACCAGTGATATTGCCGTAGACAAGAGCAAGGCAATCAGCACTACGGAGATGGGCGACCTGATTGTTGCTGCTATCCGCAAAGCGTAAAACTGCCGCCATATTCCTTTTTTGACTTTGAAAAACAGAAAACTTCACAAAATGTTGCTTATTTATAATTATTATAAAAAAGTAATAAGTGTAATATTGACTTTGATTTGGTGCGATGATACCATTTGGTCTATAGCCGGGAGCAAGCGGCGGACTCATTCCATCAATAAGAGTTTATTGTTTTTCTTACATATTCAAAGGGGGAATTTAAGCAATGGCAGAACGTTTGGTAGGTAAACCAGCCCCGGATTTCACAATGGAAACAGTAACAGGCGACGGTAAGGATTTTGGGAAGGTCAGCTTGTCCGACTATCGCGGCAAATGGCTTGTATTCTTCTTTTACCCGCTGGACTTTACTTTTGTATGTCCGACTGAAATTACAGCGCTCAGCGATGCAGCTGCAGAGTTTGCAGAGCTTGATACAGAAATTCTCGGTGTCAGCATTGACTCCATTCACAGCCACAAGGCTTGGATTACAACCCCTCGCGACATGAACGGCCTGGGACAAGTGAACTTCCCGCTGGCTTCAGATATCACGAAGAAGGTTGCCAGTGATTATGGCGTGCTGATTGAAGAAGAGGGAATAGCTCTTCGCGGATTGTTCATTATTGATCCGGACGGCGAGCTGAAATACGCAGTGGTCAACCATAATGATGTAGGCCGCAGCGTAGAAGAAACGCTTCGCGTGCTGCAGGCTCTGCAATCCGGCGGTCTGTGTGCAATGAACTGGAAACCGGGCGACAAGAACCTGTAAAGGCTGTCCGCTCCTTGAGAGACTAATAAGACCTCCTTGCGGGAAAGTTTTCCGCCAAGGGGGTTTTTTGTAACAAAACGCCTGTATCCTGCAGTAATGTTGTTTGAAATTAGGCGCCGCGGTTAATATAATGGCTGTAGGAGTGGAATCTCCGGTACTATTTTGTAATACAATAATAAGAAATCAATGGAACTTACCCAAGGAGGGTGAACAATAATGAGCTTTTGCTGTGGAGCGAGTATGGTTGGAACGAAGGGAACCCTTAAACATTATCGCACGCAAGTCCATAATGTTCCCCTGCTGTTTTGCCCGGTATGCCACCGGGTAGAGGTACATTACAAAGTCGAGAACGAGTATGAGATCCTTGCGGAATATGCTCATGGCGATGGAGTGACTGACGTTGATTTCCAGGATTATGTGATGGAAGATGAGGAAGCCATCTTCGAGAATGTTATTAACATGGAGAGCGAAGACCCGCTGGCAATCATCCGCAGCCAGATTGATATGGCGCTTGATCTGCTGGCTGTAGCCAAGCAGATTGGGGACAGCAAGTGGGAGCGGGAGCTTAAGAAGCGTCTGGCTGTAATGAGTCAGCGCCGCCACCGCCTCCAGCAGAAAGCCTGATCTTGCAGAGTAATATAATACATGCCGGTTTTATCCGGCACAGGGGCCTCCGCTGCAGCGGGGGTTTTTTTGACGAGCATTAATAGGATTTACGGTTATTATGGTGCCGTTTCTTATATATAGATGGCGGAATAATGCAGCTTTCTTCCGGAATTCAGCTTTCATGTTAATATTTAGTATGCCTTAAGAATCATTTTAATAAGTTTTTTGCTATTCGACAGTTTCTCTGATTGCGTTGTCTTCTTCTCTTGGATATGATTGGAATATAGTTGAAACGGTTGGATAATATAATACGATTTCCGAATGTTCTGGCGGCTTCGTCATATACTCATTTACATAGTAATTTGATGTCGCTTAAGCGTCTACGCCAAATGCAGTAAAAGGGGGAACTTCGTATCGTGATAAGCCAATTTCAAGAAAGCTTAATTTTACCAAGAACGTTTCAATCCGTGGCAATGGACACTACATATGAGGATGTGCTGGAGCACATTGACAGCGGAATTATGCTCTTTGATGAAGATGGGGTTTTGACTTTTGCAAATAAACAGATGTTCGGTATACTTGAGCTGCCGAGGCTGGCAATTATGGGCTGCACGATAACGCATCTTCTGGCGAATATTCAGTTAAACCGCTTTAAGAAGAAGCAGATGCTGCGCGGATACCGGGAAATGGTGCAGAAGGGTAAGCCGAATTATGAGTTTGCTGACGAATACGGCCGGTACTGGCGGGTAAGCCTGCATTCCGGTGAGCAGATGAAGGGCAGCTACCTGTTTACGTTCAAGGAAATTTCCGATTATAAGCTGATTGAGCAGACCGCCTATCAGAATGATAGCCTGGCCATGCTGGGCAAATTATCTGCGTCTATTGCACACGAAATCCGTAATCCGCTGACGGCAATCCGCGGGTTCATACAATTGCTGCATCCTCATCTGCATCAGCTGGGCAAAGAGGAGTACGCCAAGATTATACTGGCTGAAATTGACCGGGCCAATGACATTATTCACGAGTTTCTGACATCCTCCAAACCGTCTGCCCCGCAGATTGGCTTGGTTCCTGTTGCTGCACTGCTGAAAGAGGTCGTATTGCTTACGGAGAGTGAGGC
Proteins encoded:
- a CDS encoding DUF4097 family beta strand repeat-containing protein, with translation MGRWKIGSFSAALGCIAVGVLIVLAQYNVISYDALGYLWPALLILFGLEMLIRLFIRSDVKTRVSGWGILLVIVLVLASGGQTVLAGGTLGGIFGRTQLVPLNGAIEVQSKIERVKIELPSGKVMIQGTDGNTLDYEGKLELPGKNESEAANAMEKKWKVTEEGDTLVLKLDLETNWLSNIHFGVYTKEPYLNISLPQNLAVEVETSDGAIEAGNLAGGLEVDTSNGTLDIHDITGGVDARTSNGTIAVQNVQGETELSSSNGAITLTNIDGTVSADSSNGRITVNSAVTGDWDLDSSNGKITVSLPAATNAEIKAETSNGGLKGNIAWDRDDDNQGRAVLGEGTHEVSLSTSNGTITVDTAE
- a CDS encoding aldo/keto reductase — encoded protein: MQYTKLGKSGLKVSRLCLGTMNFGPITDEKEAFRIMDAALDAGVNFFDTANIYGWGENAGLTETIIGRWFKQGGGRREKVVLATKVYGAMSDKLDGPNDESGLSSYIIRRHLEGSLQRLQTDHIELYQMHHVDRSVSWDELWGAFELAVSQGKVGYVGSSNFAGWDIAVAQSEAKARGFLGLVSEQHKYSLTCRLPELEVLPAAQNLGLGVIPWSPLDGGLLGRNALMKIEGSRSGGNTERIEQHKSQLEAFAELSRELGEPQDNIALAWLLANPAVTAPIIGPRTLEQFESALRCLEVVLEESVLKRLDEIFPGPGGAAPKAYAW
- a CDS encoding RNA polymerase sigma factor — encoded protein: MEEAEWISAVLKGQSQAFGHLVTRYQGMVYRVCIKITGEAESAKDMAQEVFIKAYKALPSFRGQSSFSTWLYRIAYRTCLDWKRANDREWKHRSTADYTENDWVTSQTPEQAVLSKEASEELDQNLNSLTEPYRSVVQLYYFQHHSYQEIAEQKGVSVKTVESQLYRARQMMRKSGEEWR
- a CDS encoding ATP-binding protein; this translates as MISQFQESLILPRTFQSVAMDTTYEDVLEHIDSGIMLFDEDGVLTFANKQMFGILELPRLAIMGCTITHLLANIQLNRFKKKQMLRGYREMVQKGKPNYEFADEYGRYWRVSLHSGEQMKGSYLFTFKEISDYKLIEQTAYQNDSLAMLGKLSASIAHEIRNPLTAIRGFIQLLHPHLHQLGKEEYAKIILAEIDRANDIIHEFLTSSKPSAPQIGLVPVAALLKEVVLLTESEALMKGCQINLQPLQGDLIISGDAKQMKQVVLNMIRNAMEAITERGDDLVGKIEVGARRDGAEVRIFISDNGKGMDICTLDRLFNPFFTTKENGTGLGLSVSDRIIKNHGGCISVSSRVNEGTRFVISLPLIQ
- the leuB gene encoding 3-isopropylmalate dehydrogenase, yielding MSEVKKIAVIAGDGIGPEVVAEAEKVLKKAEEVFGYAFETEHALFGGIAIDERGTPLPEDTLEICRSADAVLLGAVGGPKWDNNPKELRPETGLLGIRKALGLFSNLRPANVFDCLKDASTLKPEVLEGTDLMVVRELTGGIYFGDKLRRQGEHGEEAVDTCVYNVTEVERIVRQAFEIAGKRRNKLASVDKANVLETSRLWREVVNRIAPEYPQVELEHVLVDNCAMQLLRRPSSFDVIVTENMFGDILSDEAAMLTGSIGMLASASLGEGSYGLYEPVHGSAPDIAGQGLANPIATILSLALMFRMTFGYEDAAAAIEAAVAEVLDAGHRTSDIAVDKSKAISTTEMGDLIVAAIRKA
- a CDS encoding peroxiredoxin, which translates into the protein MAERLVGKPAPDFTMETVTGDGKDFGKVSLSDYRGKWLVFFFYPLDFTFVCPTEITALSDAAAEFAELDTEILGVSIDSIHSHKAWITTPRDMNGLGQVNFPLASDITKKVASDYGVLIEEEGIALRGLFIIDPDGELKYAVVNHNDVGRSVEETLRVLQALQSGGLCAMNWKPGDKNL
- a CDS encoding zf-HC2 domain-containing protein; this translates as MNCATVKEWMPHYIEGTLSPEMELNIRLHIEACPGCSSWLEEARGLAALWNEMEAGLEAPESWDFPDITNDVMEHIEQLEAGRRERTVKATAARRRNAPGTSWMHYGVAVGLTFLLLQLGVFENLAYGITEINGQMSTSVTAWFNAQGSQK